The DNA sequence CGGACGCGGGCCTGCTGCCGGGTGACACGAACGACGGCTACGACGCGTTCGTGCGCCACCTCCGCTGAGCGGAGCCCGTCCGGCCGACTGCTGTCCGGCGGCGCCCGCATGCTGAGACGGCCGTTCAAGTACGGCCCGGGGTATGGCAGGCTGAGCCCATGCTTACCGCCGTGATTATGGGCAGCAGGCGCGCCGGTCCGCAGTGACCGCCCCCGTACGACCGTACGGGGCGGCACCGTCTTCGATCCGCGCGCAGACCTCTCGCACCCGCGAGGGGTTTTTTGTTTTCCGGCCCACCCCAGCCGGACGGACGTGGCGCGAGGGATCATGAGGATGGTGGAGCCGGTCATCCGGTAGACCGAGATCCGACACAGGAGCCAGAAAGATGACGACGGAAACCAGCCAGCCCGACGATTCGTTCCACGTGTTCGACACCACGCTGCGCGACGGAGCGCAGCGCGAGGGCATCAATCTGACCGTCGCGGACAAGCTGACCATCGCCCGGCATCTGGACGACTTCGGCGTGGGCTTCATCGAGGGCGGCTGGCCCGGCGCCAATCCGCGCGACACCGAGTTCTTCGCCCGCGCCACGGCGGAGGTCACCTTCAAGAACGCGCAGCTCGTCGCGTTCGGCGCCACCCGTCGCGCGGGCGGCAAGGCCGCCGAGGACCCGCAGGTCAAGGCGCTCCTGGACTCCGGAGCCCCGGTGATCACACTGGTCGCCAAGTCCCACGACCGGCACGTCGAACTCGCCCTGCGCACCACGCTCGACGAGAACGTGGAGATGGTCCGCGACACCGTCTCCTACCTGCGCGCGCAGGGCCGCCGCGTCTTCGTCGACTGCGAGCACTTCTTCGACGGCTACCGCGCCAACCCCGAGTACGCCAAGGCCGTCGTGCGGGCCGCGCACGAGGCGGGCGCGGACGTCGTGGTCCTGTGCGACACCAACGGCGGCATGCTGCCCGCGCAGGTGCAGGCCGTGGTCGCCACCGTCGCCGCCGACACCGGCGCCCGGCTCGGCATCCACGCCCAGGACGACACCGGCTGCGCGGTCGCCAACACCCTCGCCGCCGTCGACGCGGGCGCCACCCACGTCCAGTGCACCGCCAATGGCTACGGCGAGCGCGTCGGCAACGCCAACCTCTTCCCGGTCGTCGCCGCCCTGGAGCTGAAGTACGGCAAACAGGTCCTGCCCGAGGGCGCGCTGCGCGAGATGACCCGGGTCTCGCACGCCATCGCCGAGGTCGTGAACCTCACCCCGGCCACCCACCAGCCCTACGTCGGCGTCTCGGCCTTCGCGCACAAGGCGGGCCTGCACGCCTCCGCGATCAAGGTCGACCCGGACCTCTACCAGCACATCGACCCCGAGCTTGTGGGCAACCGCATCCGCATGCTGGTCTCCGACATGGCGGGCCGCGCCTCCATCGAGCTCAAGGGCAAGGAGCTGGGCGTCGACCTCGGCGGCGACCGCGAGCTGGTCGCCCGGGTCGTGGAGCGCGTCAAGGAGCGCGAGCTCAAGGGCTACACGTACGAGGCGGCCGACGCGTCCTTCGAGCTGCTCCTGCGGGCGGAGGCCGAAGGACGCTCGCTGTGCTACTTCCGCACCGAGTCCTGGCGCGCGATCGTCGAGGACCGGCCCGACGGCTCGCACGCCAACGAGGCCACCGTGAAGGTGTGGGCCAAGGGCGAGCGCATCGTGGCGACGGCGGAGGGCAACGGCCCCGTCAACGCCCTCGACCGGGCCCTGCGCGTCGCCCTGGAGCGGATGTACCCGGAGCTGGCCAAGCTGGAGCTCGTGGACTACAAGGTCCGCATCCTGGAGGGCAAGCACGGCACCACCTCCACCACCCGCGTGCTCATCTCCACCTCGGACGGCGACGGCGAGTGGTCGACCGTCGGCGTCGCGGACAACGTGATCGCCGCGTCCTGGCAGGCCCTGGAGGACGCCGTCACCTACGGCCTGCTCAAGGCCGGGGTCGAGCCCGCCGAGTAGCCGCGGGAGGTCGTTCGCGCCCGGGCTGGGTTAGCGTGAAGTATGAGGCCCACCAGACAGGCGGCGTCGCGGCTCACCGTCATCCTGTCCGGACTGCTCCTGGCCCTGGGCGCCACGCTCGCGCCCGCGGCCCGGGCCGCCACGGACGTCGGGACGGTGGCCGACGCCTTGCGCGAGAACCCCGTGTACGTCGACGGGGCGGCGGCGTCCCAGCTCTCCCGAGCCGACGCCGACGCCCTCGCCGACAAGATCAAGAAGGCCGACAAGCCGGTCTTCGTCGCCGTGCTCCCGGAGTCGTTCCCCCAGCAGGACCTGTTCCGCGACCTGCGGACGGCCACGGGGATCACGGGCGTGTACGCGATCCGGCTCGGCGACGCCTTCGATGCCAGGGCCGACAGCACGGCCCTGTCGAACAACGCCGTCCGGAACCTCTCCTCGCTCGTCCGGGACGAGCCCGTGAAACAGCAGCTCAACGACTTCGTGGACCGGGCACTCACCCAGACGTCGGGCAGCGCGCCCGCCTCCTGGGGCGACACCGGCGGCAGTGACGGCGCCCCCGTCGGGGCACTGATCGGCGTCGGCGCGGTGATCGCCGCGGGCGGCGCGGGCGCCTACGCGGTGGCACGCAGCCGGCGCCGCAAGCGCGCCGAGGAGGAGCGCGCGGCCCTGGAGAAGCTGCGCGTCGTCGTCGACGAGGACATCACCGCCTTCGGCGAGGAACTGGAACGGCTCGACTTCCACCCCGCCGAGGCCGGCGCCGACGACGCCATGCGCGCCGACTACGAGCGCGCGCTGGACGCGTACGAGAAGGCCAAGTCCTTCATGGCGGCCGCCGAGCGGTCCGAGCAGGTCCGTGCCGTCACGCAGGCCCTGGAGGACGGCCGCTTCGCGCTCGCCCTGCTGGCCGCGCGCCGCGAGGGCCGCGCGCTGCCCGAGCGGCGGCCGCCGTGCTTCTTCGACCCCCGGCACGGCCCCTCCGTGAAGGACGCCGAGTGGACCCCGGCGGGCGGCACGTCCCGCGAGGTCCCGGTGTGCGCGGCCGACGCGGTCCGGCTCGCCGACGGCGAAGAGCCGATGACCCGCACGGTGACCACCGACACCGGCGAGCGCCGCCCCTACTGGGAGGCGGGCCCGGCCTACGGCCCCTGGGCGGGCGGCTACTTCGGCGGCGGTCTGCTCCCCGGCCTCCTCGTCGGCACGCTGCTCGGCTCGGCCCTGTCGTCCCCGGCGTACGCCGCGTCGGCGGGCGTACCGGCGGCCGACGGCGGCGACGTCACGGGCGCCGACTTCGACGCGGGCGACTTCGGGGGCGGCGGCGACTTCGGCGGGGGCGGGGACTTCGGCGGCGGCTTCTGAGCCTCTGCGCCGGGGGAGCGGGGGAGCAGGGAAGTTCAGGCCTGCCCGGAGTCCTTGATGGCCGAGATGTCGAAGGTCAGCTTGATCTTGTCGGAGACCAGCACCCCGCCCGTCTCCAGGGCCGCGTTCCACGTCAGGCCCCACTCCGAGCGCAGCAGCTCCGCCTTGCCCTCGAAGCCGACGCGCTCGTTGCCGAAGGGGTCCGTGGCCGAGCCGTTGAACTCCAGGTCGATGGTGAGCGGCCGGGTGGTGCCGAGGATCGTCAGATCACCGGTGACGCGGTAGTCGTCGCCGCCGAGCGCCTCCGCCTTGGTCGAACGGAAGGTCATCTTCGGGAACTCCTCCGTCTTGAAGAAGTCCGCGCTCTTGAGGTGACCGTCGCGGTCCGCGTTGCCGGTGTCGATGCTGTCCATCGTCACGTCGATGACGGCCGTCGACGCGGCCGGGTCGGTGCCGTCGAGGTGCAGCGAGCCGCTGACGTCGAGGAAGGAGCCCTTGACGTTCGTGACCATGGCGTGCCGGGCGACGAAGCCGATGCTGGTGTGCGTGGGGTCGAGCGTGTAGTCACCGGTCAGGGCGGCGAGTTCGGGGTTGACGGCGGCGGGCGCGGGGGCGGTGTCGTTCTTGCGGCCGAAGAGTCCCATGACGTGCTCCTTGGGGGGGCGGGCCGCGCTACGGGGGAGCTGCGGCCATGAGCAGTTTAATGTTCAACAACATTGACTGTAGCGCTGATTTGTTCAATCTTCAACCTTGATCGTCGCGTGTTGGCTCGATTACGCCGGGTGGGCGGGGTGGAAGTGATGGCGCCATGCGTGGTGCCACAAGAGGGGGAGCGGTGTGGCGCTCACGGGGGAGGTGGGGCGTTCGCCGTGCGGGGGTGAGGGGTTCGGCGGTGGCGGCGCGCGCGGCCCGACCTGCTGAAGGTGGAGGAATCGCCGCTGCGGGGGCGCGTTAAGAACTTGCCATGGCGCCATTGTGGTGCCATAGTGATGCCATGAATCTCACGCCGTATGTCGACCAACTCCGTCAGGAGCTCGCGGTCGCCGCCGAGGCCGGTGGTGAGGATGCTCGCGCGGTGGCCGAGCGTCTGATCGCCCCGCTCGAGTCGGCCACCCGGCTCACGTTGCTGAACGTGCTCTCCGCGGCCATGGACGAGGTTACCCGAGACCTCGCCCCCGGCTCGGTCGACGTGCGCCTGCGTGGGGGTGACCCGGACTTCGTGGTCACGCCGCCGCCCCTCGCCGACGCGTTCGAGGCGCCGGTCATGGAGGCGCCCGTGGCCCGCGTCGCGCCCGCCCTCGCGCCCGTCCCCGAGGCCGAGGAGGGCGGCACCGCCCGCATCAACCTCCGGCTGCCCATGCACCTCAAGTCCCAGGCCGAGGAGGCCGCCGCGGCCGAGAGCCTGTCGGTCAACGCCTGGCTGGTCCGCACCGTCGCCGAGGCCCTCAGGCCCAGCGAGAGCCCGCAGCCCGCCGCCCGCGGCGAGGGCGTGGGCAACAGCTTCACCGGGTGGGCCCGGTAGCGGCCCGCCCCCGCCCGGCCCGGACCGACGCGTCCGGGCCGCGCACCCCGCCGCATCCACCAGGACCAGGACCGGGACTACGAACGACGAGGACAGCCATGCCAACCTTCGACACCGCCAAGCCCATCAACGCCTCAGTGATCATCGAGAGCGGGACGGTGCGGATCACCGCGGGCGACCGCGCCGAGACCGTCGTCGACGTGCGCGCGACCAGCGAGACGCGCGCCGCCGACGTCCGCGCCGCCGAGCGGACCCGGGTGGAGTACACGGCGGGCCGCCTCCTGGTGAAGGGCCCCAAGGAGCGCTCCCTGTTCGGCAGGGGCTCGTCGGTCGACGTCGAGGTCGCGCTGCCCGAGGGCTCGCACGTGCAGGTCACCACCTCCATGGCCGACTGCACCATCGAGGGCGGCCTCGGCGAGTGCGAGGTCAAGACCTCCATGGGGGAGATCCGGGTGGTCCGGGCGGCCTCGGTGCGCCTCGACACCGGGCACGGCCGGGTGTACGTGGACCGGACGGAGGGCCAGGCCGACGTCACCACGGCCTCCGGCGAGGTGCGGCTCGGCACGATCGGCGGCGCGGCCGTCATCAAGAACTCGAACGGGTCCACCGAGATCGGCGAGGTCACCGGCGAGCTGCGGGTCCGCTCCGCCAACGGGTCCGTCATCGTCTCCCGCGCGCACGGCGACGTCACCGTGAAGACCGCGACCGGCGCCATCGAGATCGGCGAGGTGACGCGCGGCACCGCCGTCCTGGAGACCGGCACGGGCCGGGTCGACATCGGCATCAGCGAGGGCACCGCCGCCTGGCTCGACGTGCAGACCAAGTACGGCTCCGTGCGCCAGTCGCTCGGCTCGTCCGCGGGCCCCGGCGACTCCGGTGAGACGGTCAAGGTGCGGGCGCGCACGGGCCTGGGCGACATCGTGATCCACCGCGCCTGAGGCCCGTGAGCGGGGCCGCCCGCTCCGCCGCCGGGTGGCTGGAAAGGCGGCGGGGCGTTGTCGGCCCCCGCCAATTCCGCCGCGCCCCGGGTGCTCGTGCCGCCCCGCGAGGGTCGCGCCGAGCCCGCCCGGAAGCACTCATTCCGGTGCCTGGATGTGACCCGAGTCTCATCCGCCGTCTTGTGGAATCCCTACAGCCGGATGGGCCCCTGAGCAGTGGCTTCGGCTGCACCGCACAAAACTTCTGTCCGGGGGTGCCAGGAAAACGGTCCCGAAGCTGTTCAGAGTCGACGGTCCGTTTTCGCGCGTGTACTTCGTAAGGTCGAGAGCATGACCGTTTTGGACGAAGCTGGATCTTCAGCGGGTGAGCCCACCGACGCGCGGGGCCGAGTGGCCGAATTGGCCGGGATCCGCGCGCAGGCCCTGGCCGGGCCGAGCGAGAAGGCGACCGAGGCTCAGCATGCCAAGGGCAAGCTGACGGCCCGCGAGCGGATCGCGCTTCTCCTCGACGAGGGTTCGTTCCAGGAGGTCGAGCAGCTGCGCCGGCACCGGGCGACCGGCTTCGGCCTGGAGGCCAAGAAGCCGTACACCGACGGTGTCATCACCGGCTGGGGCACGGTCGAGGGCCGGACGGTCTTCGTGTACGCCCACGACTTCCGGATCTTCGGAGGCGCCCTCGGCGAGGCGCACGCCACGAAGATCCACAAGATCATGGACATGGCCATCGCGGCGGGCGCGCCCCTGGTCTCCCTGAACGACGGCGCGGGCGCCCGCATCCAGGAGGGCGTCTCCGCCCTCGCGGGCTACGGCGGCATCTTCCAGCGCAACACCAAGGCCTCCGGCGTCATCCCGCAGATCAGCGTGATGCTCGGCCCGTGCGCGGGCGGCGCGGCCTACAGCCCCGCCCTCACCGACTTCGTCTTCATGGTCCGCGACACCTCGCAGATGTTCATCACAGGACCCGACGTGGTCCGCGCGGTGACCGGCGAGGAGATCTCCCAGAACGGCCTGGGCGGCGCCGACGTGCACGCCGAGACCTCCGGCGTGTGCCACTTCGCGTACGACGACGAGGAGACCTGCCTCGCCGAGGTGCGCTACCTCATCGCGATGCTCCCGCAGAACAACCGCGAGAACCCGCCCGTCGCCGCCTGCGACGACCCGGCCGACCGCCGCTCCGAGGTCCTGCTCGACCTCGTCCCGGCCGACGGGAACCGGCCGTACGACATGACGAAGGTCATCGAGGAGCTCGTCGACGACGGCGACTACCTGGAGGTCCACGAGCGCTGGGCGCGCAACATCATCTGCGCCCTGGCCCGCCTCGACGGCCAGGTCGTCGGCATCGTCGCCAACCAGCCCCAGACCCTCGCGGGCGTCCTGGACATCGAGGCCTCGGAAAAGGCCGCGCGCTTCGTCCAGATGTGCGACGCCTTCAACATCCCGATCGTCACCCTGCTCGACGTGCCCGGCTTCCTGCCCGGCGTCGACCAGGAGCACGGCGGCATCATCCGCCACGGCGCGAAGCTCCTGTACGCGTACTGCAACGCGACCGTGCCCCGCATCTCCCTCATCCTGCGCAAGGCGTACGGCGGCGCGTACATCGTGATGGACAGCCAGTCCATCGGCGCCGACCTCACCTACGCCTGGCCGACGAACGAGATCGCGGTCATGGGCGCCGAGGGCGCGGCCAACGTCATCTTCCGCCGCCAGATCGCCGCCGCCGAGGACCCCGAGGCCATGCGCGCCCGCATGGTCAAGGAGTACAAGGCCGAGCTGATGCACCCGTACTACGCCGCCGAGCGCGGGCTCGTCGACGACGTGATCGACCCGGCCGAGACCCGGTCCGTGCTGATCAACTCGCTCGCGATGCTGCGCAACAAGCACGCCGATCTGCCGTCGCGCAAGCACGGCAATCCGCCGCAGTAGCGCCGCGCCGCCCCCTTCGCTTTCCCACAAGGAGAACGCCGCACATGACCACTCCCGACATCCGCGTCGAGAAGGGCCACGCCGAGCCCGAGGAAGTCGCCGCCCTCACGGCGATCCTGCTGGCCCGTGCCGCCGCTCAGCCCGCCGCGGTCCCCTCCGTACTGCACGGCCGTGACAAGGCAGGCTGGCGCCGCCTGGAGCGCACGCCCGGCTTCCGCGCCCCGCACAGCTGGCAGGGCTGAGCCCCGCCGCACAGCGACGCACTGTGGGCCCCGTACTCCTCCGAGTACGGGGCCCACAGTGCGTGTACCGGGCGGGTGACCTACCGCAGGCGCGCCATCAGGGCGTGCTCGACCAAGGTGATCAGCGCGGACTTGGCGTCGGCACGGTGGCGCGCGTCCGTCGTGATGATGGGCGTGTCCGGGCCGATCTGCAGGGCCTCGCGGACCTCGTCCGGGGTGTACGGCTGGTGCCCGTCGAAGCCGTTCAGGGCGATGACGAAGGGCAGCCCGGAGTTCTCGAAGTAGTCGACGGCGGGGAAGCAGTCGGCGAGCCGCCTCGTGTCGACCAGGACGACCGCTCCGATGGCGCCGCGCACCAGGTCGTCCCACATGAACCAGAAGCGGTCCTGACCCGGGGTGCCGAACAGGTACAGGATCAGGTCCTGGTCGAGCGTGATGCGGCCGAAGTCCATGGCGACCGTCGTGGTCGTCTTGTCACCGGTGT is a window from the Streptomyces spectabilis genome containing:
- the cimA gene encoding citramalate synthase, whose translation is MTTETSQPDDSFHVFDTTLRDGAQREGINLTVADKLTIARHLDDFGVGFIEGGWPGANPRDTEFFARATAEVTFKNAQLVAFGATRRAGGKAAEDPQVKALLDSGAPVITLVAKSHDRHVELALRTTLDENVEMVRDTVSYLRAQGRRVFVDCEHFFDGYRANPEYAKAVVRAAHEAGADVVVLCDTNGGMLPAQVQAVVATVAADTGARLGIHAQDDTGCAVANTLAAVDAGATHVQCTANGYGERVGNANLFPVVAALELKYGKQVLPEGALREMTRVSHAIAEVVNLTPATHQPYVGVSAFAHKAGLHASAIKVDPDLYQHIDPELVGNRIRMLVSDMAGRASIELKGKELGVDLGGDRELVARVVERVKERELKGYTYEAADASFELLLRAEAEGRSLCYFRTESWRAIVEDRPDGSHANEATVKVWAKGERIVATAEGNGPVNALDRALRVALERMYPELAKLELVDYKVRILEGKHGTTSTTRVLISTSDGDGEWSTVGVADNVIAASWQALEDAVTYGLLKAGVEPAE
- a CDS encoding acyl-CoA carboxylase subunit beta; translated protein: MTVLDEAGSSAGEPTDARGRVAELAGIRAQALAGPSEKATEAQHAKGKLTARERIALLLDEGSFQEVEQLRRHRATGFGLEAKKPYTDGVITGWGTVEGRTVFVYAHDFRIFGGALGEAHATKIHKIMDMAIAAGAPLVSLNDGAGARIQEGVSALAGYGGIFQRNTKASGVIPQISVMLGPCAGGAAYSPALTDFVFMVRDTSQMFITGPDVVRAVTGEEISQNGLGGADVHAETSGVCHFAYDDEETCLAEVRYLIAMLPQNNRENPPVAACDDPADRRSEVLLDLVPADGNRPYDMTKVIEELVDDGDYLEVHERWARNIICALARLDGQVVGIVANQPQTLAGVLDIEASEKAARFVQMCDAFNIPIVTLLDVPGFLPGVDQEHGGIIRHGAKLLYAYCNATVPRISLILRKAYGGAYIVMDSQSIGADLTYAWPTNEIAVMGAEGAANVIFRRQIAAAEDPEAMRARMVKEYKAELMHPYYAAERGLVDDVIDPAETRSVLINSLAMLRNKHADLPSRKHGNPPQ
- a CDS encoding GTP-binding protein; the encoded protein is MDFASSSGGATARSTTSAKIVVAGGFGVGKTTFVGAVSEINPLRTEAVMTSASAGIDDLTHTGDKTTTTVAMDFGRITLDQDLILYLFGTPGQDRFWFMWDDLVRGAIGAVVLVDTRRLADCFPAVDYFENSGLPFVIALNGFDGHQPYTPDEVREALQIGPDTPIITTDARHRADAKSALITLVEHALMARLR
- a CDS encoding toxin-antitoxin system HicB family antitoxin, producing MNLTPYVDQLRQELAVAAEAGGEDARAVAERLIAPLESATRLTLLNVLSAAMDEVTRDLAPGSVDVRLRGGDPDFVVTPPPLADAFEAPVMEAPVARVAPALAPVPEAEEGGTARINLRLPMHLKSQAEEAAAAESLSVNAWLVRTVAEALRPSESPQPAARGEGVGNSFTGWAR
- a CDS encoding YceI family protein, translating into MGLFGRKNDTAPAPAAVNPELAALTGDYTLDPTHTSIGFVARHAMVTNVKGSFLDVSGSLHLDGTDPAASTAVIDVTMDSIDTGNADRDGHLKSADFFKTEEFPKMTFRSTKAEALGGDDYRVTGDLTILGTTRPLTIDLEFNGSATDPFGNERVGFEGKAELLRSEWGLTWNAALETGGVLVSDKIKLTFDISAIKDSGQA
- a CDS encoding DUF4097 family beta strand repeat-containing protein, which gives rise to MPTFDTAKPINASVIIESGTVRITAGDRAETVVDVRATSETRAADVRAAERTRVEYTAGRLLVKGPKERSLFGRGSSVDVEVALPEGSHVQVTTSMADCTIEGGLGECEVKTSMGEIRVVRAASVRLDTGHGRVYVDRTEGQADVTTASGEVRLGTIGGAAVIKNSNGSTEIGEVTGELRVRSANGSVIVSRAHGDVTVKTATGAIEIGEVTRGTAVLETGTGRVDIGISEGTAAWLDVQTKYGSVRQSLGSSAGPGDSGETVKVRARTGLGDIVIHRA
- a CDS encoding acyl-CoA carboxylase subunit epsilon; this translates as MTTPDIRVEKGHAEPEEVAALTAILLARAAAQPAAVPSVLHGRDKAGWRRLERTPGFRAPHSWQG